The Caballeronia sp. TF1N1 genome includes a window with the following:
- the zwf gene encoding glucose-6-phosphate dehydrogenase, whose protein sequence is MAKISAGVGPKFPQVVVLFGATGDLARRKLLPGLFHLSNAGFIPGCKIIAVALDDIHVDDFRVTAKGALDEFSSRKVTPQEWDTFAANLDYVPLTAGAATLKAAVLNAEKSFGGECRRLHYLSVPPNAALSAVGMLHEAGLVERSRIIMEKPFGTDLASSVSLNAHLHEVFEEAQIFRIDHFLGKEPAQNILAFRFANGLFEPIWNRNFIDHVQIDVPETLGLGKRAGFYEQTGAFRDMVVTHLFQILAFMAMEPPTSLEPSPISEEKNKVFRSMLPIQPNDVVRGQYTGYRTEEGVSAESETETFIALKCSIDNWRWAGVPFYLRTGKRLAEGQRIISIAFREPPKSMFPAGSGVGSQGPDHLTFDLADASKMSLSFYGKRPGPGMRLDKLSLQFAMRDTGLIGEVLEAYERLILDAMRGDRTLFTTAEGIERLWEVSTALLESPPPVRFYAPGSWGPNAIHQLVAPRAWRLPFERAWRDPNALGS, encoded by the coding sequence ATGGCCAAGATCTCCGCAGGCGTAGGTCCGAAGTTTCCGCAAGTGGTCGTGCTGTTCGGCGCCACGGGCGATCTCGCACGACGCAAGCTGTTGCCTGGCCTCTTCCATCTGTCGAATGCGGGGTTTATCCCCGGCTGCAAGATCATTGCCGTCGCGCTCGACGACATTCACGTGGACGACTTCCGCGTCACGGCGAAAGGCGCGCTCGACGAGTTTTCGAGTCGTAAGGTGACGCCGCAAGAGTGGGACACGTTCGCCGCCAATCTCGATTACGTGCCCCTGACAGCCGGCGCCGCAACGTTGAAGGCGGCGGTCCTGAACGCCGAGAAAAGCTTCGGCGGCGAATGCCGGCGCCTGCATTATCTGAGCGTTCCGCCCAACGCCGCGCTTTCGGCGGTCGGCATGCTTCACGAAGCGGGACTCGTGGAACGCTCGCGCATCATCATGGAAAAGCCTTTCGGCACCGATCTGGCAAGTTCCGTGTCGCTCAACGCGCACTTGCACGAGGTCTTCGAAGAGGCGCAGATTTTTCGCATCGATCACTTTCTCGGCAAGGAACCGGCGCAGAACATCCTCGCATTCCGCTTCGCCAACGGCTTGTTCGAACCGATATGGAATCGCAATTTCATCGATCACGTGCAGATCGACGTGCCGGAAACGCTCGGCCTCGGCAAGCGCGCGGGCTTCTACGAGCAGACGGGCGCGTTTCGCGACATGGTCGTCACGCACCTGTTCCAGATTCTCGCGTTCATGGCAATGGAGCCGCCCACATCGCTGGAACCTTCGCCTATCAGCGAGGAAAAGAACAAGGTTTTTCGCAGCATGTTGCCGATTCAACCTAACGATGTCGTGCGCGGTCAGTACACGGGTTATCGGACCGAGGAAGGCGTGAGCGCCGAGTCGGAAACAGAGACCTTCATTGCGCTGAAATGCTCGATCGACAACTGGCGCTGGGCGGGTGTGCCCTTCTATCTGCGCACCGGCAAGCGGCTCGCGGAAGGCCAGCGAATCATTTCCATTGCGTTTCGCGAGCCGCCGAAGAGCATGTTTCCGGCCGGTTCGGGCGTGGGTTCGCAGGGACCGGACCATCTGACCTTCGATCTCGCCGATGCCTCGAAGATGTCGCTCTCGTTCTATGGCAAGCGGCCCGGCCCCGGCATGCGTCTCGACAAACTGAGCCTGCAGTTCGCCATGCGCGACACGGGCTTAATCGGCGAAGTGCTGGAAGCCTACGAGCGCCTGATTCTCGACGCCATGCGCGGGGATCGCACGCTGTTCACGACTGCGGAAGGCATCGAGCGGCTGTGGGAAGTATCCACGGCGCTGCTCGAATCGCCGCCGCCCGTGCGGTTTTACGCGCCGGGTTCGTGGGGGCCGAATGCGATTCATCAGCTCGTCGCGCCGCGTGCCTGGCGGCTGCCGTTTGAGCGTGCCTGGCGCGATCCGAACGCGCTCGGAAGCTGA